A single genomic interval of Vibrio gallicus harbors:
- the torA gene encoding trimethylamine-N-oxide reductase TorA codes for MSLSRRSFLKGLGATGAAASVIGPSLLVSSGVNAAETTDGVWKTSGSHWGAFRARIWAGKVQEIKPIEVDKHPTEMLNGIKGIIYSPSRVRYPMVRLDWLKKHKYSGETRGNNRFVRVTWDEALDLFYRELERVQKDYGPWALHAGQTGWRQTGQMHSCNNHMQRAVGLHGYSLKKVGDYSTGAGQTILPYVLGSTEVYAQGTSWDLILEHSDNIIIWANDPVKNLQVGWTCETHESFEYLEQLKEKVASKGINVISVDPVKNKTQHFLGNEHLYVNPQTDVAFMLGIAHTLYKEELYDKKFIDLYCLGFEEFVPYLTGESKDKVEKTPEWAAQICGVPADKIREFARMLVKGRTQILFGWCIQRQEHGEQPYWMGAVLAAMIGQIGLPGGGVSYGHHYSGIGVPSTGFGAPGAFPLNIDKGQEPKHTNKDFKQYSSVIPVSRWVDSLLEPGKKIQANGKEVTLPGFKMMVISGNNPWHHHQDRNKMKKAFKNLQTLVTIDFAWTATCRFSDIVLPACTQFERNDIDGYGAYSGRGLVAMHKLVDPQFQSKTDFDIMTELTARWGRDKDYTRGMSEMEWVKSLYDGCKAKNSGFEMPEFEEFWEKGLLDFAGKGKSWTRHAAFREDPEINALGTPSGFIEISSRTIGRFGYQHCQNHPMWFEKSERSHGGPGSDKHPFWLQSCHPDKRLHSQMCESEEFRATYAVQGREPCYMNPADAKAKGIKDGDLVRVFNDRGQLLAGAVVSSSYPEGVIRIEEGAWYGPLNEKIGAIDTYGDPNTLTQDIPSSELAQATSANTCLVDFEKFKGKAPPVTAFGGPLEVS; via the coding sequence ATGTCATTATCAAGAAGAAGCTTTCTAAAAGGTTTAGGTGCTACTGGGGCAGCCGCTTCTGTTATTGGACCAAGCCTCTTGGTTTCAAGTGGTGTGAATGCCGCTGAAACGACAGACGGGGTATGGAAGACCAGTGGCTCTCACTGGGGTGCTTTTAGAGCCAGAATTTGGGCAGGTAAGGTTCAGGAAATCAAACCGATTGAAGTCGATAAGCATCCAACCGAAATGCTAAACGGCATTAAGGGGATTATCTATAGTCCGTCGAGAGTGCGTTACCCAATGGTGCGTCTAGACTGGCTTAAAAAGCATAAGTACTCAGGAGAAACCCGTGGTAATAACCGCTTTGTGCGTGTGACATGGGATGAGGCGTTAGACCTTTTCTACCGTGAGTTAGAGCGTGTTCAGAAAGACTACGGCCCTTGGGCCTTGCATGCTGGTCAAACTGGTTGGCGTCAAACCGGTCAAATGCACAGCTGTAACAACCATATGCAACGCGCAGTAGGGCTGCACGGGTATTCACTTAAGAAGGTTGGAGACTACTCAACCGGCGCCGGCCAAACCATTTTACCTTATGTACTTGGTTCGACTGAGGTGTACGCACAAGGTACATCTTGGGATCTGATCCTTGAACATAGTGACAACATTATTATTTGGGCCAACGATCCGGTTAAAAACCTTCAAGTAGGTTGGACGTGTGAAACGCATGAATCTTTTGAATACTTAGAGCAATTGAAGGAGAAAGTGGCAAGTAAAGGGATTAACGTAATTTCAGTTGACCCAGTTAAGAACAAAACTCAGCATTTCCTTGGTAACGAACACCTATATGTAAACCCGCAAACCGACGTAGCTTTCATGTTAGGTATTGCGCACACCCTCTATAAAGAAGAGCTTTACGACAAGAAGTTCATTGACCTGTATTGCTTAGGTTTCGAAGAATTCGTTCCTTATCTGACCGGTGAAAGTAAAGACAAAGTAGAAAAGACCCCTGAATGGGCAGCTCAAATCTGTGGCGTTCCTGCGGACAAGATACGTGAATTTGCACGTATGTTGGTAAAAGGTCGTACCCAAATCCTGTTTGGCTGGTGTATTCAGCGTCAGGAACATGGTGAACAACCTTATTGGATGGGGGCTGTTCTAGCTGCGATGATAGGGCAAATCGGTCTGCCTGGTGGTGGGGTATCATATGGACACCACTATTCAGGTATCGGTGTTCCTTCAACAGGCTTTGGCGCTCCGGGCGCTTTCCCACTCAATATTGATAAGGGACAAGAGCCCAAACATACTAATAAAGACTTCAAACAGTACAGCAGTGTTATCCCTGTATCTCGTTGGGTTGATAGCTTGCTCGAACCGGGTAAAAAAATCCAAGCCAATGGTAAAGAGGTCACGTTACCTGGGTTTAAGATGATGGTTATCAGTGGTAATAACCCGTGGCATCATCATCAAGACCGTAACAAGATGAAGAAGGCGTTCAAGAATCTGCAAACACTGGTGACTATTGATTTTGCATGGACGGCGACCTGTCGTTTTTCTGATATTGTCTTGCCCGCATGTACTCAATTTGAGCGTAATGATATTGATGGCTATGGTGCATATTCTGGCCGCGGTTTGGTTGCGATGCACAAGCTTGTTGACCCTCAATTCCAATCGAAGACAGACTTTGACATCATGACTGAACTCACCGCTCGCTGGGGGCGTGATAAAGATTACACCCGTGGCATGAGTGAAATGGAGTGGGTTAAGAGCCTCTATGATGGCTGTAAAGCCAAGAATAGCGGTTTTGAGATGCCAGAATTTGAAGAGTTTTGGGAAAAAGGCTTACTTGATTTCGCTGGTAAAGGAAAATCATGGACTCGACACGCTGCATTCCGTGAAGACCCTGAAATTAACGCTTTAGGTACGCCTTCTGGGTTTATTGAAATCTCAAGCCGCACCATTGGCCGTTTTGGCTACCAGCATTGCCAAAATCACCCTATGTGGTTTGAAAAATCAGAGCGTTCGCACGGTGGGCCAGGCTCTGATAAACATCCATTCTGGTTACAGTCGTGCCACCCCGATAAGCGTTTGCACTCACAGATGTGTGAATCAGAAGAGTTCCGAGCTACCTATGCTGTACAAGGGCGCGAGCCTTGCTACATGAATCCAGCGGACGCCAAAGCAAAAGGCATTAAAGATGGCGATCTTGTGCGGGTGTTCAACGACCGTGGTCAACTCCTAGCAGGTGCCGTAGTATCGAGTTCCTATCCTGAGGGGGTTATTCGAATCGAGGAAGGTGCTTGGTATGGTCCTTTGAACGAGAAAATCGGTGCCATCGATACCTATGGTGATCCAAATACATTAACTCAAGATATTCCATCATCAGAACTGGCACAAGCTACATCCGCCAACACCTGTTTAGTTGATTTTGAGAAGTTTAAAGGTAAGGCACCACCAGTTACAGCCTTTGGAGGGCCTTTAGAAGTGTCTTAG
- the torC gene encoding pentaheme c-type cytochrome TorC, which yields MKSLIMKMWNTMSRPAKHISLGVLTLGGFIAGVIFWGGFNTALEVANTEEFCISCHTMEDNVYPELQETVHWKNNAGVRATCPDCHVPHNWTDKVARKMQASKEVYAQLFGDLGTPEKFEARRFALARHEWDRFSANKSAECKNCHQYEFMDFEQMSPTARIQMKQAAARDQSCLDCHKGIAHHLPKNMDSSGGMIGELEQVAHSTSFAKDGTYVSVRHLPVYEDKALSAEAGLLNPASEVKVIQVTDSAIQVEISGWRKDKGFGRVIQEDFGMNIPVASLMKESAQNDKIVQSFEEKEDELTGLPWGRVVATVWMKPESLVQGYDAIWDKAGESYQTNCSTCHTQPAPAHFTANAWPGMFNGMSAFVNLDTDSSALVLKYLQKHSSDFSDQQH from the coding sequence ATGAAATCACTGATCATGAAGATGTGGAATACGATGAGTCGACCAGCTAAGCATATTAGCTTGGGCGTACTGACTCTCGGCGGCTTTATAGCTGGTGTTATATTTTGGGGTGGATTTAATACCGCTCTAGAGGTGGCAAATACAGAGGAGTTTTGTATTAGCTGCCACACAATGGAAGATAATGTCTATCCAGAATTGCAAGAAACGGTGCACTGGAAAAACAATGCAGGGGTTAGGGCAACATGTCCTGATTGTCATGTTCCGCACAATTGGACCGATAAAGTAGCGCGTAAGATGCAAGCATCCAAAGAAGTGTATGCACAACTGTTTGGCGACCTTGGAACTCCTGAAAAATTTGAAGCTCGTCGCTTTGCGCTTGCAAGGCATGAATGGGACCGTTTTTCTGCTAACAAATCTGCGGAATGTAAAAACTGTCACCAATACGAGTTTATGGATTTCGAACAGATGTCACCAACCGCTCGTATTCAAATGAAACAAGCAGCTGCTCGTGATCAAAGCTGTTTAGATTGTCATAAAGGTATTGCCCACCACCTTCCAAAAAATATGGACAGTTCAGGCGGTATGATTGGTGAGCTTGAGCAAGTAGCGCATTCAACATCATTTGCTAAAGACGGTACCTATGTGTCAGTTCGTCATCTTCCTGTGTATGAAGATAAAGCCCTTAGCGCTGAAGCCGGTTTGCTAAACCCAGCATCTGAGGTCAAAGTAATTCAAGTTACAGACAGTGCAATTCAGGTAGAAATCTCTGGCTGGCGTAAAGACAAAGGCTTTGGTCGAGTGATTCAAGAAGACTTCGGGATGAATATTCCAGTTGCGTCATTAATGAAAGAATCTGCTCAAAACGACAAGATTGTACAAAGCTTTGAAGAGAAAGAAGATGAGCTGACAGGCCTTCCTTGGGGGCGTGTCGTGGCGACTGTATGGATGAAACCAGAGTCACTGGTGCAAGGTTACGATGCGATATGGGATAAAGCAGGAGAGTCCTATCAGACGAATTGCTCAACCTGCCATACTCAACCCGCTCCAGCCCACTTCACCGCGAATGCGTGGCCGGGCATGTTCAATGGTATGTCTGCGTTTGTAAACCTCGATACGGATAGCTCGGCTTTGGTATTGAAGTATCTACAGAAACATTCATCTGATTTCTCAGATCAGCAACACTAA
- the torE gene encoding trimethylamine N-oxide reductase system protein TorE: MSDSKSIPDQEQRSLEWKSFFFIAVVLFPILSVIFVGGYGFSVWMLQMFVWGPPGVHG, from the coding sequence ATGAGTGATTCGAAAAGCATTCCTGATCAGGAGCAACGCTCGCTAGAGTGGAAATCCTTCTTCTTTATCGCCGTCGTGTTATTCCCAATTTTGAGTGTCATTTTTGTCGGCGGGTACGGATTTAGCGTGTGGATGTTACAAATGTTCGTTTGGGGTCCACCCGGTGTGCATGGTTGA
- a CDS encoding TIGR02647 family protein, producing the protein MKFDQLLIDELNLLLQFDLSSSATGIKVHSDAPQSTQQAVARLFEKELCTLQDGGYLTTEGIAIAEQAEKILRVLSH; encoded by the coding sequence ATGAAATTTGATCAATTACTTATCGATGAACTAAACCTACTACTTCAATTCGACCTAAGCAGTTCAGCCACTGGTATTAAGGTGCATTCTGATGCGCCGCAATCGACTCAACAAGCGGTTGCTAGATTGTTTGAGAAAGAGCTATGTACACTGCAAGATGGCGGGTATCTCACCACTGAAGGCATTGCGATAGCTGAGCAAGCTGAAAAAATACTGCGTGTATTAAGCCACTAA
- a CDS encoding NAD(P)H-binding protein, with translation MGATLIIGAGWLGRPLALFLSKRSSIVHVTNQSLSGVSSSRDLGLKAHHLSLPVDDIALLSQFLIQHQVTTIVGCITPGFRKTLDLASVDWDSYAHKWQQICQGATQAGVDKLVMISSSAVYPSTEGSMCESDASYLLAMHSQDFSHKSKALLKAEQQVINSGLDYVVIRCSGLVNQQRHPSRFVQRLKSVSRKAPANMLHQQDAIGLISFAIDKLSRQIINASTPNTCSKAEFYQAALNAVQSSVILPEIVDTPDKHIDSQLSQKLGYRYHFQHTLDVL, from the coding sequence GTGGGTGCTACCCTAATTATTGGTGCTGGATGGCTTGGTCGCCCTCTGGCACTTTTTCTATCTAAGCGTAGCTCGATAGTCCATGTGACCAACCAATCGCTATCAGGGGTCAGCTCTAGCCGTGATCTTGGCCTTAAAGCTCATCACCTATCTCTGCCCGTAGATGATATTGCACTATTGTCTCAGTTTCTAATTCAGCATCAGGTCACAACTATTGTTGGCTGCATCACTCCAGGCTTTCGAAAAACACTTGATTTGGCCAGCGTAGATTGGGATAGCTATGCCCATAAATGGCAACAAATCTGCCAAGGAGCCACTCAGGCGGGTGTAGACAAGCTAGTTATGATAAGTTCAAGTGCGGTATATCCAAGTACAGAAGGTTCAATGTGCGAGTCCGATGCCAGCTATCTATTGGCAATGCACAGCCAAGATTTTTCACATAAAAGTAAAGCCCTACTCAAAGCAGAGCAGCAGGTGATCAATAGCGGATTGGATTATGTAGTTATAAGGTGCAGTGGGCTTGTTAATCAGCAGCGTCACCCCTCGCGCTTTGTTCAGCGCTTAAAATCAGTGAGCCGCAAAGCGCCTGCTAATATGCTTCATCAACAAGATGCGATCGGGCTAATAAGCTTTGCTATAGATAAGCTATCTAGACAAATCATAAATGCCTCAACCCCAAACACCTGTAGTAAAGCTGAGTTTTATCAAGCGGCACTCAATGCCGTGCAAAGCTCTGTGATATTACCTGAGATTGTTGACACCCCAGATAAACACATTGATAGCCAACTGTCACAAAAGCTGGGATACCGCTATCACTTCCAACACACACTTGATGTGTTATAG
- the mukB gene encoding chromosome partition protein MukB: MIERGKYQSLTMINWNGFFARTFDIDNLVTTLSGGNGAGKSTTMAAFITSLIPDQSLLHFRNTTEAGSSQASRDKGLYGKLQAGVCYSALEVVNSRKQRLIFAVKLQQVAGRDKKVDIKPFVVQGLPSHIKASELFIQSVSDTQAKVLQLNEVKERVADIEGVQFKAFNSITDYHTQMFDSGVIPKKLRNSGDRSKFYRLIEASLYGGISSTITRSLRDYLLPQNGGVKKAFQDMESALRENRITLEAIKNTQSDRDLFKHLLTESTNYVAADYMRHANQRRSKLEATLSIRKELLNGRQQIIDNNKLLNETQQQLNQFVEQYSALEQDHQAASDYLQLVQNALQQQQKIERYEEDLLELSDRLEEQVMVVEEAYESLVSNEQQMELTEAEVDSLKSQLADYQQALDVQQTRALQYQQAVKALHDARTLCGIEIESVDNIPQLLSDFETQQTQQTQTLLSLKHKLDINSAGVEQFAKAYDLLKQIVPDCARSDAQQQARSVLEKMQAAKHEAAQLSHWQSQARDLNKRLQQQSQVQKSVKEYNALASTEIHDEVDVETEQARQHEAIDQNEAHLEQGRERLVDLRREEQKLTGDISRFEGIAPAWFKANEALYNLRESTDAPLNDAQQVMATMQQVLEDEKRAISHKDALALERNQVEKELEALAAPGGANDPRLKALADSLGGVLLSEIYDDITFADAPYFSAMYGPARHAIVVSDLDGVKERLVEFDDCPEDVYIIEGDVDAFDDSLFEVEEFEGAVCVKVSQQQLRYSRFPTVPLFGRAAREQRLEVLREKRDDLVESHAKASFDAQKAQRLYQAFNDFVANHVHVAFESNPEDAIAQLRIQRNAVMGELNVIETKEAEHKQGIVKAKQALSLLDKLAPRIDLLSDETLSERVLEVQSRVDELVDSKAYLDRYQAVADKLRPLVSALAVDPEQFDAIEQQYQQVDAQLQQLKTQSFALSNVLERRAHFGYADSEKLLEKSSELSEQLKAKLVIAEQQKEKARDGYKQAQQQHSQYNQLLATLKSSHQAKTETVQEFKLELSGAGIVLDEAILDRATARKQELHEGIEISRVRQTELSKVVTATELELKSGTKALKKHQKEYQELRRFVVTAKAGWCSVLKLAREHDVERRLHKRELAYLSEGELRSMSDKSLGSLRLAVANDEELRDTLRASEDTAYPERKVLFYIAVYQYLRERIRQDIIRTDDPVEAIEEMEVELARLTEELTQREGRLAISSESVSSIINKTISREQNRIRILNQGLSNIYFGQVKGVRLNVNIRESHQILLDSLANPQKSHQQLFENSRLTFSEAMAKLFQRVNPHIDVGQRSPQVFGEELLDYRNYLEMGVEVNRGSEGWLQAESGALSTGEAIGTGQSILLMVIQSWEEESRRLRSKDILPCRLLFLDEAARLDAKSIATLFELCERLNMQLLIAAPENISPEKGTTYKLVRKVFKDHEHVHVVGLRGFGQVNEPSQIIDEAELI, encoded by the coding sequence ATGATTGAAAGAGGAAAATATCAATCACTGACCATGATTAACTGGAACGGCTTTTTTGCGCGTACCTTTGATATCGATAATCTGGTCACCACACTTTCGGGCGGCAATGGTGCGGGTAAATCGACCACCATGGCGGCGTTTATTACTAGCCTTATTCCTGACCAAAGTCTATTACATTTTAGAAATACCACCGAAGCGGGAAGCTCGCAGGCATCGAGAGATAAAGGCTTGTACGGTAAGCTACAAGCGGGTGTGTGCTACTCCGCTTTAGAGGTTGTGAACTCGCGTAAACAACGCCTTATCTTCGCAGTAAAGCTACAGCAAGTCGCCGGTCGTGATAAAAAAGTAGATATTAAGCCGTTTGTTGTACAAGGCCTACCGAGCCATATTAAGGCATCGGAGCTGTTCATTCAGTCGGTCAGTGATACCCAAGCTAAGGTATTGCAGTTAAACGAAGTGAAAGAGCGCGTCGCGGATATAGAAGGCGTACAATTTAAGGCGTTTAACTCTATCACTGATTACCACACCCAGATGTTTGATAGCGGTGTGATTCCGAAAAAACTTCGTAATTCCGGTGACCGGTCTAAATTTTATCGCTTGATAGAGGCATCGCTATACGGTGGCATCTCTAGCACGATTACTCGCTCACTACGTGACTATCTATTGCCACAAAATGGTGGGGTTAAAAAGGCGTTCCAAGATATGGAATCGGCCCTGCGTGAAAACCGTATCACCTTAGAAGCAATCAAGAATACCCAGTCGGATCGTGACCTGTTTAAGCATTTGCTAACTGAGTCCACCAACTATGTGGCCGCCGATTATATGCGTCACGCTAATCAGCGCCGTAGTAAGCTAGAAGCGACACTATCTATTCGTAAAGAACTGCTAAATGGTCGCCAACAGATCATTGATAACAATAAGCTTCTTAATGAAACTCAGCAGCAACTAAATCAGTTTGTTGAGCAATATTCAGCACTAGAGCAGGACCATCAAGCCGCAAGCGATTACTTACAGTTGGTGCAAAATGCGCTGCAACAGCAGCAGAAAATTGAGCGCTATGAAGAAGACTTGCTTGAACTGAGTGACCGACTTGAAGAGCAGGTGATGGTAGTCGAAGAGGCATATGAGTCTCTAGTTAGCAATGAACAGCAGATGGAGCTTACCGAGGCAGAGGTTGATAGCCTGAAGTCTCAGCTGGCGGATTATCAACAAGCACTGGATGTACAACAAACCCGAGCACTGCAATATCAACAAGCGGTTAAAGCCTTGCATGATGCAAGAACGCTGTGCGGAATTGAAATTGAAAGTGTTGATAATATCCCACAGCTGTTGAGCGACTTTGAGACCCAACAAACTCAACAAACCCAAACCTTGCTGTCACTAAAGCATAAGCTGGACATCAATTCTGCTGGGGTTGAGCAGTTTGCCAAAGCGTATGATCTGTTAAAACAAATCGTGCCAGATTGTGCGCGCAGTGATGCGCAGCAACAAGCGCGCAGCGTGCTTGAAAAAATGCAAGCTGCTAAACATGAAGCGGCGCAATTGTCTCACTGGCAGTCACAAGCTAGGGATCTCAATAAACGCCTGCAACAGCAATCTCAGGTTCAGAAAAGTGTTAAAGAATACAATGCGTTAGCATCGACTGAGATCCATGATGAGGTCGATGTTGAAACTGAGCAAGCGCGTCAACATGAAGCCATTGACCAAAATGAAGCTCATCTAGAGCAAGGTCGTGAGCGCTTGGTTGATCTGCGTCGTGAAGAGCAAAAACTAACAGGTGATATTTCACGCTTTGAAGGTATTGCACCGGCGTGGTTTAAGGCCAATGAAGCGCTATATAATCTACGTGAAAGTACCGACGCGCCATTGAATGACGCTCAGCAGGTCATGGCGACCATGCAGCAGGTTCTAGAAGATGAAAAGCGTGCCATATCACACAAAGATGCCTTGGCGCTAGAGCGTAACCAAGTTGAGAAAGAGTTAGAAGCGCTAGCAGCACCAGGTGGTGCCAACGATCCTAGATTAAAAGCACTGGCTGACTCTTTAGGTGGCGTACTCCTTTCAGAGATCTACGATGACATTACGTTCGCCGATGCACCGTATTTCAGTGCGATGTATGGTCCGGCGCGTCACGCGATTGTGGTCTCTGATCTCGATGGCGTAAAAGAGCGCTTGGTCGAGTTCGATGACTGCCCGGAAGATGTGTATATTATTGAAGGGGATGTGGATGCCTTTGACGATAGCCTGTTTGAGGTAGAAGAGTTCGAAGGTGCGGTGTGCGTTAAAGTGAGCCAGCAGCAATTGCGTTACTCTCGCTTCCCAACGGTTCCTCTATTTGGCCGAGCTGCTCGTGAACAGCGTTTAGAGGTGCTGCGCGAGAAACGTGATGACCTTGTCGAATCACACGCTAAGGCATCATTTGATGCGCAAAAAGCGCAGCGACTATATCAAGCATTTAATGATTTTGTGGCTAACCATGTACATGTAGCCTTTGAATCAAACCCTGAAGATGCCATTGCACAGCTTCGTATCCAGCGCAACGCAGTCATGGGTGAGCTCAATGTTATTGAAACGAAAGAAGCAGAGCACAAGCAAGGCATAGTAAAAGCTAAGCAAGCATTGAGCCTACTAGATAAGCTAGCACCACGTATTGATTTACTTAGTGATGAGACCCTAAGTGAGCGAGTATTAGAAGTTCAATCAAGAGTGGATGAGCTTGTAGATAGCAAAGCGTATTTAGACCGCTACCAAGCGGTAGCGGACAAGCTTCGTCCGCTGGTTTCTGCATTGGCAGTCGATCCTGAGCAATTTGATGCGATTGAACAGCAATACCAACAAGTTGATGCTCAGCTGCAGCAGTTGAAAACCCAATCTTTCGCTCTATCTAATGTTTTAGAGCGCAGGGCGCACTTTGGCTATGCTGATTCTGAAAAACTGTTAGAGAAAAGCAGTGAGTTAAGTGAACAGCTAAAAGCAAAACTGGTTATTGCCGAGCAGCAAAAAGAGAAAGCACGCGACGGCTATAAACAGGCTCAGCAACAGCACAGCCAATATAATCAACTATTGGCGACGTTAAAAAGCTCACATCAAGCGAAAACAGAAACGGTTCAAGAGTTTAAACTGGAGCTATCAGGCGCAGGCATTGTGCTTGATGAGGCTATCCTTGACCGTGCAACAGCACGTAAGCAAGAGCTACATGAGGGGATTGAGATCTCCCGCGTTCGCCAAACTGAATTGTCGAAGGTTGTTACCGCGACTGAGCTTGAGCTTAAGAGTGGAACTAAGGCACTTAAGAAGCACCAAAAAGAGTACCAAGAATTGCGCCGCTTCGTGGTCACCGCCAAAGCTGGCTGGTGTTCAGTATTGAAGCTAGCGCGTGAGCATGATGTTGAGCGACGCCTACACAAACGTGAGTTAGCTTATCTTTCCGAAGGCGAACTGCGTTCAATGTCAGATAAATCATTGGGTTCATTGCGTCTTGCCGTTGCTAATGATGAGGAGCTTCGAGATACACTACGTGCATCTGAAGATACCGCATACCCAGAGCGTAAGGTACTGTTCTATATTGCGGTATACCAATATCTGCGTGAGCGTATTCGCCAAGATATCATCCGTACAGATGACCCGGTTGAAGCTATTGAAGAGATGGAAGTCGAGCTTGCTCGCTTAACCGAAGAGCTTACTCAACGCGAAGGCCGTTTAGCGATTAGCTCAGAATCTGTATCGAGTATTATTAACAAGACGATTTCACGTGAACAGAATCGAATTCGAATTCTAAACCAAGGCTTGTCCAACATTTACTTCGGTCAGGTTAAAGGGGTGCGTTTGAATGTTAATATTCGCGAGAGCCATCAAATCTTGCTTGATAGCTTAGCCAATCCACAGAAAAGCCATCAGCAGTTGTTTGAGAACTCTCGTTTAACCTTCTCTGAGGCAATGGCTAAATTGTTCCAACGCGTGAACCCACATATTGATGTTGGTCAACGCTCACCACAAGTCTTTGGTGAAGAGCTATTGGATTACCGAAACTACCTTGAAATGGGTGTTGAGGTTAACCGTGGCTCAGAAGGGTGGCTACAGGCTGAATCCGGAGCGCTATCTACAGGTGAGGCTATCGGTACTGGTCAGTCTATCTTGCTGATGGTTATCCAGAGCTGGGAAGAGGAATCTCGTCGATTGCGTAGCAAGGATATTCTACCTTGTCGTCTATTGTTCCTCGATGAAGCGGCACGTTTGGATGCGAAGTCGATTGCTACCTTATTCGAGTTGTGTGAGCGCCTTAATATGCAGCTATTGATCGCCGCACCGGAAAACATTAGCCCTGAAAAAGGCACCACCTACAAGCTGGTTCGGAAGGTATTTAAAGACCACGAACATGTGCATGTGGTTGGGCTTAGAGGCTTTGGTCAGGTAAATGAACCGTCGCAGATCATTGATGAAGCAGAACTGATATAA
- the mukE gene encoding chromosome partition protein MukE, whose product MSSINSEHYMPEELAKAIANPLFPGLDSLLRSGRHITQDDMDNYALLCDFETDLALFYQRYNVELVKAPEGFFYLRPRSTALIGRSVLSELDMLVGKVLCFLYLSPERLAQEGIFSNHELFEELLSIAEHKALMKFVTHKATGTDLDKEKLYDKVRTSLRRLKRIGMLLPVGEGEKFRISEAVFRFGADVRVGDDVQQAQLRLIRDGEAVVEQKTEQNSLLDESEEQA is encoded by the coding sequence ATGTCATCAATAAATTCTGAACATTACATGCCAGAAGAACTGGCTAAAGCAATTGCAAACCCACTATTTCCGGGTTTAGACAGTCTATTGCGCTCTGGTCGTCATATTACACAAGACGATATGGATAACTACGCACTGTTGTGTGACTTTGAAACGGATTTAGCTCTGTTTTATCAACGATATAACGTCGAACTGGTTAAAGCACCGGAAGGGTTTTTCTACCTTCGACCTCGTTCAACGGCGCTGATTGGCCGTAGCGTATTGTCAGAGCTAGATATGCTGGTGGGTAAGGTATTGTGTTTCCTTTATCTAAGCCCTGAACGCTTAGCTCAAGAGGGTATCTTTAGCAACCATGAGTTGTTTGAAGAGCTACTTAGTATTGCCGAGCACAAAGCGCTAATGAAGTTTGTCACCCATAAAGCAACCGGTACCGATCTAGATAAAGAAAAGCTATACGATAAAGTGCGTACTTCGCTACGTCGATTAAAGCGTATTGGAATGTTATTACCGGTAGGTGAAGGTGAAAAATTCCGTATCAGCGAGGCGGTATTCCGCTTTGGTGCTGATGTGCGTGTGGGCGATGATGTACAACAAGCTCAGTTGCGATTGATCCGTGATGGTGAAGCCGTGGTCGAACAAAAAACAGAACAAAACAGTCTATTAGATGAGAGTGAGGAACAGGCATGA